A single genomic interval of Dethiosulfovibrio salsuginis harbors:
- a CDS encoding protein-glutamate methylesterase/protein-glutamine glutaminase translates to MTKVTGIRQPKNMKEIRVLVVDDSSFMRKVIGDILDEVPGISVVARARDGIDGLAKVESLRPDVITLDVEMPRKNGIDTLREIMDRFPTPVIMVSSLTQSGATITMQALSMGAVDFVAKPSGTISLNMREVGDELRQKVLAAAYAKSVLPGKPFPLKARDPESVRPSVSRGIIKPPMPGSRPKLVCIASSTGGPQALQRMLTALPGDFPLPIVIAQHMPKGFTASFASRLDDLCSIDVKEGAEGIRLRPGLAVIAPGGYHMVIRGGPKDMTIGLSDSPPVLSVKPSANVLFSSVADAIGGDVVAVILTGMGRDGTDGAQVLSSKGAYVFGEAPETCVVYGMPRSAMEAGVINEQLPLHDMAGALNRFVREKR, encoded by the coding sequence ATGACTAAAGTCACGGGTATCCGACAGCCAAAAAACATGAAAGAAATCAGGGTTCTGGTCGTGGACGACTCGTCTTTTATGAGAAAGGTTATAGGGGATATCCTCGACGAAGTTCCAGGGATATCCGTTGTCGCCAGGGCGAGAGACGGCATAGACGGCCTGGCAAAGGTTGAGAGTCTCCGTCCCGACGTTATAACTTTGGACGTAGAGATGCCGAGAAAAAACGGTATTGACACACTGAGAGAAATTATGGATCGATTCCCAACCCCTGTGATAATGGTAAGCAGCCTTACCCAGAGCGGTGCCACGATCACCATGCAGGCTCTTTCTATGGGGGCGGTGGACTTTGTAGCCAAGCCATCGGGAACTATATCTCTAAACATGAGGGAGGTAGGAGACGAGTTGAGGCAAAAGGTTCTTGCTGCGGCCTACGCTAAATCTGTCCTTCCTGGTAAACCCTTCCCCTTGAAGGCACGGGATCCCGAGTCGGTGAGGCCCTCCGTCTCTAGAGGTATAATCAAACCTCCGATGCCTGGGTCCAGGCCCAAGCTGGTCTGTATCGCCTCATCCACCGGAGGACCTCAGGCCCTCCAGAGGATGCTTACAGCTCTTCCCGGGGATTTCCCGTTGCCTATAGTGATAGCTCAGCATATGCCTAAAGGTTTTACCGCATCCTTTGCCTCCAGGTTGGACGACCTGTGTTCTATCGATGTCAAGGAGGGTGCCGAAGGTATCCGCCTAAGACCGGGGTTGGCAGTTATAGCCCCTGGCGGTTATCATATGGTTATAAGGGGAGGACCTAAGGACATGACCATAGGTCTATCGGATTCCCCACCTGTGCTCTCCGTAAAGCCCTCCGCCAACGTGCTTTTCTCCAGCGTAGCTGACGCTATCGGAGGTGACGTTGTGGCGGTGATACTGACCGGAATGGGCAGAGATGGAACCGATGGTGCTCAGGTACTCTCCTCCAAAGGGGCGTACGTGTTCGGAGAGGCTCCTGAGACCTGCGTCGTGTATGGAATGCCCAGGTCTGCCATGGAGGCAGGTGTTATAAACGAGCAACTGCCTCTGCATGACATGGCTGGAGCTCTAAATCGCTTTGTGAGAGAAAAACGATAG
- a CDS encoding chemotaxis protein CheA produces MSTDMSQYLGAYLDEATDNLQQLNDLILAVEQNRQNRETVDEIFRTAHTLKGMSATMGFHHMAELTHALEDRFSKVRSGEVDLTDDDLDHLFQSLDLMQTMVDAIRDGGTDQDTDISKLVSQLREEEAAVAPVENKTEGLSPEELSPQEREWIQEASKMGMMVVEITVNLDKECLLKAARAYMVVSRLEEIGEIIKSDPPVEDLEKDAFDYSFRIYLGTKDDIESVQNAVMGVSEVVGVDVTPLEFSFAGYEEELNEEEQEATPQPSVSAVPQKASPQEDSKAPAAKAKPKKGSQTVRVDIGRLDSLMNLVGELVIGKARIERLVMESKLREFDEPLSQLGRISGDIQELVTKLRMVPVSFIFDRFPRLIRDISKTLGKDVELVIEGQETELDRTVIDEIGDPMVHLIRNSVDHGIETPEVRKAAGKPSKGTIKIAAYQEGSSVIIEVSDDGKGIDPVAVGKKAIERGLVTKEALAEMSDDEIIQYVFLPGFSMAKEVTDLSGRGVGMDAVKRKVESLGGQFEARSKVGEGTNVYIRLPLTLAIVLALLVKVGEETYAIPLENVDETILVRKEDLKRMHGKPVTLLRGEVLSLGDLAATLDTPQDDEERHEYPVVVVRVGRNKIGFIVDALVGQQEIVIKSLGRILSKIKGIAGATILGDGNVALILDVGSLHVRV; encoded by the coding sequence ATGTCTACCGATATGAGCCAGTACCTGGGAGCCTATCTGGATGAGGCTACCGATAACCTCCAGCAGCTTAACGATCTGATCCTCGCGGTTGAACAAAACCGACAGAATCGGGAGACGGTGGATGAGATCTTCAGGACAGCCCACACATTAAAGGGGATGTCGGCGACTATGGGATTTCACCACATGGCCGAGCTTACCCACGCCCTGGAGGACCGATTTTCCAAAGTTAGAAGCGGCGAGGTCGATCTTACCGACGACGATCTGGACCACCTTTTTCAAAGCCTCGACCTGATGCAGACCATGGTCGACGCCATCAGAGACGGCGGAACCGATCAGGATACGGATATATCCAAACTGGTCTCCCAGCTTAGGGAAGAGGAAGCCGCTGTCGCTCCTGTTGAAAATAAGACCGAAGGTCTCAGCCCGGAGGAGCTGTCCCCTCAAGAGAGGGAATGGATACAGGAAGCCAGCAAGATGGGGATGATGGTGGTTGAGATAACCGTCAACCTCGATAAAGAGTGCCTTCTTAAAGCCGCTAGGGCCTATATGGTCGTCAGTCGTCTTGAGGAGATAGGGGAGATAATAAAATCCGATCCCCCTGTGGAGGATCTGGAGAAAGACGCCTTTGACTACTCTTTCAGGATATACCTGGGGACTAAAGACGATATAGAGTCGGTCCAGAACGCGGTGATGGGTGTGAGCGAGGTCGTTGGGGTCGACGTCACTCCTCTGGAGTTCAGCTTCGCAGGTTATGAGGAAGAGCTCAACGAAGAAGAGCAGGAGGCGACTCCTCAGCCCTCTGTGTCCGCTGTCCCTCAGAAAGCTTCCCCTCAGGAGGACTCAAAGGCCCCAGCTGCGAAGGCAAAACCCAAAAAAGGCAGTCAGACCGTCAGGGTCGATATAGGTCGTCTCGATAGCCTGATGAATCTCGTAGGAGAGCTGGTCATAGGAAAGGCCAGAATCGAGAGGCTTGTCATGGAGTCAAAACTGAGGGAGTTTGACGAGCCTCTGTCCCAACTGGGCAGGATCTCCGGCGATATACAGGAGCTTGTGACTAAGCTCAGGATGGTCCCTGTATCCTTCATCTTCGACCGCTTCCCGAGGCTCATCAGAGATATCTCGAAAACCCTCGGCAAGGACGTCGAATTGGTCATAGAGGGCCAGGAGACCGAGCTTGACAGGACCGTCATAGACGAAATTGGAGATCCTATGGTACACCTTATCCGTAACTCGGTGGACCACGGAATCGAGACCCCGGAGGTAAGAAAGGCCGCAGGCAAGCCGTCGAAGGGCACTATAAAAATAGCGGCATATCAGGAAGGCAGCAGCGTCATAATAGAGGTATCCGACGACGGTAAGGGCATCGACCCTGTCGCTGTAGGCAAAAAGGCCATTGAACGAGGTCTCGTCACCAAAGAGGCCCTGGCGGAGATGTCCGACGACGAGATAATCCAGTACGTATTCCTGCCGGGGTTCAGCATGGCCAAAGAGGTCACCGACCTCTCAGGAAGAGGGGTCGGCATGGACGCCGTCAAGAGAAAGGTCGAATCTCTGGGAGGCCAGTTCGAGGCTCGTTCCAAGGTAGGAGAGGGAACTAACGTCTACATAAGGCTTCCGCTCACCTTAGCCATCGTTCTCGCCCTTTTGGTCAAAGTCGGAGAGGAAACCTACGCCATTCCCCTCGAGAACGTCGATGAGACTATCCTTGTTAGAAAAGAGGATCTCAAGAGGATGCACGGCAAGCCGGTTACCTTGCTTCGTGGAGAGGTTCTGTCCCTAGGTGACCTAGCGGCAACTCTGGACACCCCCCAGGACGACGAGGAAAGACACGAATATCCTGTGGTTGTCGTCAGAGTAGGCAGAAACAAAATCGGGTTTATCGTCGATGCTCTGGTCGGACAACAGGAAATAGTCATAAAGTCACTCGGTAGGATCCTGTCCAAGATAAAAGGTATCGCCGGTGCCACCATATTGGGAGACGGCAACGTAGCACTGATCCTCGATGTAGGCTCCCTTCACGTCAGAGTCTAG
- a CDS encoding chemotaxis protein CheC — protein MVIMEYSEFNPLHLDAIREVVNIGAGNAATALSEMLGKPVDMGVPNVELVSIYEISERFGPAEDLVAAIYTHAEGAFPCNLIFIQDEDAAQGLVDAMFLSRMSTDGREFPPEMRDSALGELGNIVLSSFLNAVSRMIGSDSLSISVPGVAHDMLGSILQFVASIFAQSGELALLVNTTLQLEQEGEDLKGNLMMVPDPGALEILLAKLGVL, from the coding sequence ATGGTTATAATGGAATATTCTGAATTTAATCCTCTTCATCTCGATGCGATCAGAGAGGTAGTGAACATAGGCGCCGGTAACGCCGCAACCGCCCTGTCGGAGATGTTGGGAAAACCGGTCGATATGGGGGTTCCTAACGTAGAGCTGGTCTCCATATACGAGATATCCGAGCGCTTTGGACCGGCGGAGGACCTTGTCGCGGCTATCTACACCCACGCCGAAGGGGCTTTTCCCTGCAATCTTATTTTTATCCAAGACGAGGATGCCGCTCAGGGGCTGGTAGATGCCATGTTCCTGTCGAGAATGAGTACCGACGGAAGAGAGTTTCCCCCTGAGATGAGGGACAGTGCCTTAGGGGAGCTTGGAAACATAGTCTTAAGCTCCTTTCTCAACGCTGTCAGTCGAATGATAGGTTCTGATTCCCTATCTATCTCCGTTCCAGGCGTCGCTCACGATATGTTAGGATCTATTTTGCAGTTTGTGGCCTCTATATTCGCTCAGTCCGGGGAGCTGGCTCTTCTCGTTAACACCACTCTTCAATTGGAGCAGGAGGGAGAGGACCTGAAAGGCAATCTCATGATGGTCCCCGATCCTGGGGCACTGGAGATCCTCTTGGCCAAGTTGGGGGTGCTTTGA
- a CDS encoding chemotaxis protein CheD: protein MEKAQHVGMADIVFVKHPGKMVSLGLGSCIGLVIYDESVKVAAMAHIMLPESRGGKEDVKPGKFADTAVPTLIDMVIKAGAKKERLKAKMAGGSQMFNVPGSKSGFLAVGARNAEETEKHLKQNGVKLVASDTGGNRGRSVEFSTDDWILVVKTLGTGKQGI, encoded by the coding sequence ATGGAAAAGGCACAGCATGTCGGAATGGCCGATATCGTCTTTGTAAAACATCCCGGTAAAATGGTATCCTTGGGGCTGGGCTCCTGTATCGGCCTGGTGATATACGACGAGTCCGTAAAGGTCGCCGCCATGGCCCATATAATGCTTCCTGAGAGCCGAGGTGGAAAGGAAGACGTTAAACCCGGCAAGTTCGCCGATACGGCGGTACCGACCCTGATAGATATGGTGATAAAGGCGGGGGCAAAAAAGGAAAGGCTTAAGGCGAAGATGGCCGGAGGATCTCAGATGTTCAACGTCCCTGGATCTAAATCCGGTTTTTTGGCGGTTGGAGCGAGAAACGCCGAGGAGACGGAAAAACACCTTAAGCAAAATGGCGTAAAACTTGTCGCCTCCGACACCGGTGGCAATCGTGGAAGAAGCGTCGAGTTTTCTACCGATGACTGGATATTGGTCGTGAAGACACTAGGTACGGGAAAACAGGGTATCTGA
- a CDS encoding sigma-70 family RNA polymerase sigma factor — MPSKEDELLWQRYIDSHDPIGKEAIVRRYLPLVKYVVARMAVAPPSGMDYEDLVSFGTMGLLDAIDRFEPERGFSFQTFAVPRIRGAVLDELRKCDWFSRTGREKLQRLEKATERLLVQGISLDDETLKNELDIDDRSYREMLELASRGYMVSLDEVMALEEGDVQKGDLLADPGLSAQEMLERKEDIERVVSVLEKLPERERLVVSMYYLEELTLKEIGLVLGVTESRVSQIHGKAISTMKSRLKTRG, encoded by the coding sequence ATGCCTTCTAAAGAGGATGAACTTTTATGGCAGAGATATATAGATAGCCATGACCCTATCGGCAAAGAGGCTATCGTTCGTCGCTACCTCCCTCTGGTGAAGTACGTAGTCGCAAGGATGGCTGTCGCCCCCCCCTCAGGTATGGACTACGAGGATCTGGTGAGCTTTGGCACCATGGGGCTTCTGGACGCCATAGATAGGTTTGAGCCTGAGAGAGGCTTTTCCTTTCAGACCTTCGCCGTTCCCAGGATTCGAGGTGCGGTCTTAGACGAACTTCGTAAGTGTGACTGGTTTTCCAGGACCGGCAGGGAGAAGCTACAGAGGCTGGAAAAAGCGACCGAAAGACTGCTGGTTCAGGGAATTTCCCTGGACGACGAGACCCTTAAAAACGAGCTAGACATCGACGATCGTTCCTACAGGGAGATGCTGGAGCTCGCCTCTAGAGGGTATATGGTCTCTCTGGACGAGGTTATGGCTCTGGAGGAGGGAGACGTCCAGAAAGGCGACCTTCTCGCCGACCCTGGACTGTCCGCTCAGGAGATGCTGGAGAGAAAAGAGGACATAGAGAGGGTTGTATCGGTTCTGGAGAAACTCCCCGAAAGGGAGCGACTTGTGGTCTCTATGTACTACCTGGAGGAATTAACCCTGAAGGAGATAGGCTTGGTCCTAGGTGTAACCGAATCCAGGGTCTCTCAGATACACGGTAAGGCCATATCTACCATGAAAAGTAGATTAAAAACTCGAGGTTGA
- a CDS encoding DUF342 domain-containing protein yields the protein MERVKIEKNEEGVYLSVAEGVSLSEVLDALEKERISGAEPGLVEQALTVPGNRVRIVEGQVDRPARISVDISRDYLLARMSIEPPEGSFGWPSLADLKSTLEAKGVIYGIDDTALSRLVEEKIADQWVEVAKGAPPVDGKDSEVDYKIEFGSSKPLDQGKDGKVDMKELSTITIVRKGQLLATRVPFTEAHDGISVQGKTIKAKNGKDRKLPAGQGTVSSEDETELYAEHDGHLVMRGGVLDVLPVYVVPGDVDYSVGNINFIGSVEVKGAVRDGFEIKTTGNVDVGGVVEGAVIETDGDLEIKVGVSAGNKGSLKIGGSLTAGYIDKAHLMIGGNIQVKDAIMHSDISAGRSIAVGVNRGKGQIVGGKTQAGVSVQCITLGSQMGTKTEVHVGVSPLLANRKAELTSLLAENQEKLGQIDTNIGFLKKLEKAGKLDTEKRTILLKLTKGSFQIQSLLGQWKKELEELGVKMERSRSDAKVKVKEWCYPGVSISMRGCTYLVREDVRFVSFSYQDGEIKVLPYDR from the coding sequence ATGGAGCGAGTAAAGATCGAAAAGAACGAAGAGGGGGTTTACCTCTCCGTAGCGGAGGGGGTTTCCCTCTCGGAGGTTCTGGATGCCCTCGAAAAAGAGAGGATCTCCGGGGCCGAACCCGGGCTGGTGGAGCAGGCCCTGACAGTGCCGGGAAACAGGGTCCGAATTGTGGAGGGGCAAGTCGATCGTCCCGCTCGAATTAGTGTGGATATATCCAGAGACTACCTGCTAGCCAGGATGTCCATAGAGCCGCCGGAAGGGTCTTTTGGCTGGCCTTCTTTGGCGGATCTAAAGTCGACTCTAGAGGCAAAGGGAGTCATTTACGGAATAGACGACACGGCCCTATCCCGTCTGGTGGAAGAAAAAATCGCCGATCAGTGGGTGGAGGTCGCCAAAGGGGCTCCTCCTGTGGACGGCAAGGACAGCGAGGTCGACTACAAAATCGAGTTCGGCAGCTCTAAGCCTCTGGACCAGGGAAAAGACGGCAAAGTGGATATGAAAGAGCTCTCCACCATAACCATAGTCCGTAAGGGGCAACTTCTGGCGACCCGAGTCCCCTTTACCGAGGCCCACGACGGCATTAGCGTTCAGGGCAAGACCATCAAGGCTAAAAACGGCAAAGATCGTAAACTTCCTGCAGGCCAGGGCACGGTGTCCTCGGAGGACGAGACAGAGCTTTACGCCGAGCACGACGGGCATCTCGTCATGAGAGGCGGCGTACTGGACGTCCTTCCAGTCTACGTCGTCCCCGGTGACGTGGACTACAGCGTAGGTAACATAAACTTTATCGGTTCCGTCGAGGTCAAAGGAGCGGTTAGAGACGGCTTCGAGATAAAGACCACCGGCAACGTCGACGTCGGAGGGGTAGTCGAGGGAGCGGTCATAGAGACCGACGGCGATCTAGAGATAAAAGTCGGCGTCTCCGCTGGGAATAAAGGCTCTCTAAAAATAGGAGGTTCTCTGACCGCAGGGTATATAGACAAGGCCCATCTTATGATCGGAGGCAACATCCAGGTCAAAGACGCCATTATGCACAGCGATATATCCGCCGGTCGGTCTATAGCGGTAGGGGTAAACAGAGGTAAAGGACAGATCGTAGGGGGCAAGACGCAGGCTGGAGTCTCGGTCCAGTGCATAACCTTAGGCAGCCAGATGGGAACCAAAACGGAGGTCCACGTCGGCGTATCCCCTTTGCTGGCTAACAGAAAGGCGGAGCTGACCTCCCTCCTAGCGGAAAATCAGGAAAAGCTCGGCCAGATAGACACCAACATCGGTTTCCTTAAAAAACTTGAGAAAGCGGGCAAGCTGGATACAGAGAAAAGAACCATACTCCTCAAACTTACCAAGGGAAGTTTTCAGATTCAGTCTCTCCTCGGCCAGTGGAAGAAAGAGCTGGAAGAACTGGGCGTGAAGATGGAGAGAAGCCGATCCGACGCTAAGGTAAAGGTCAAGGAATGGTGCTATCCTGGGGTGTCGATCTCTATGAGGGGCTGTACCTACCTGGTGCGGGAGGATGTGCGGTTCGTAAGCTTTTCCTATCAGGACGGCGAGATAAAGGTGCTGCCCTACGACAGGTAA
- a CDS encoding S1 RNA-binding domain-containing protein: MEENRTVKETTPASPGDVVTGVIEQVMPYGAFVRLSSGQRAMVHISQLSHNFVKDVADVVAVNQEITAKIIKIDEKGRIDLSIKAMSEAPSRPARPPFKRPGPAPVGAPRDTAPRTPEEDFEKKLSNFMKKSEERISTLNSGGKSSGRGGKKKGGR, encoded by the coding sequence ATGGAAGAAAACAGAACTGTCAAAGAAACGACTCCTGCTAGTCCGGGAGATGTGGTCACTGGAGTGATAGAGCAGGTGATGCCCTACGGAGCTTTTGTCCGTCTTTCGTCAGGACAGAGGGCCATGGTGCATATATCCCAACTATCCCACAACTTCGTGAAAGACGTAGCCGACGTTGTGGCGGTCAATCAGGAAATCACCGCCAAAATCATCAAGATCGACGAAAAGGGACGGATAGACCTGTCTATAAAGGCTATGAGCGAAGCCCCTTCACGTCCTGCTAGGCCGCCCTTTAAAAGACCTGGCCCCGCTCCTGTCGGTGCGCCTAGAGACACCGCTCCTCGTACTCCTGAGGAGGATTTCGAGAAAAAGCTGTCCAACTTCATGAAAAAAAGCGAAGAGAGGATCTCCACTCTTAACTCTGGAGGCAAATCCAGTGGTCGCGGTGGGAAGAAAAAAGGCGGTCGTTAG
- a CDS encoding DUF501 domain-containing protein, which produces MGRKKAVVSSVISRGSFVSSSDISLITDQMGGRRFDPSGVVGVAKRCTWGVPQVFRCAPFRGWWPFPTTYWLSCPWLIKVAGALESQGGVSELEDYLSSHRSSWIKYQMLHGLVRIADIPKSQRAFLRSHRRSVWDVLRRGGIGGIDYSRSDDLSVKCLHLQIASWLALGHHPGSNWLVDKIPHRSCDDGRCVIRER; this is translated from the coding sequence GTGGGAAGAAAAAAGGCGGTCGTTAGTTCTGTGATCTCAAGAGGATCTTTTGTATCGTCCTCCGATATATCTCTTATAACCGATCAAATGGGAGGTCGTCGCTTCGACCCCTCCGGTGTCGTAGGGGTGGCTAAAAGATGTACCTGGGGTGTCCCTCAGGTATTTCGTTGTGCCCCTTTCAGAGGCTGGTGGCCTTTTCCCACTACCTACTGGCTTTCCTGTCCGTGGTTGATAAAGGTCGCAGGAGCTCTCGAGTCTCAAGGCGGGGTTTCCGAGTTGGAGGACTATCTTAGCTCTCACAGGTCGAGCTGGATAAAATACCAGATGCTTCACGGCCTTGTCCGTATCGCCGATATTCCTAAGTCTCAAAGGGCCTTTCTGAGAAGCCATCGAAGATCGGTCTGGGATGTCCTCCGTCGTGGCGGAATAGGCGGAATCGATTATTCTCGTTCCGACGACCTATCGGTCAAATGTCTTCACCTCCAGATAGCCTCCTGGCTGGCCCTGGGCCATCATCCCGGGAGTAATTGGCTCGTGGATAAGATCCCCCATCGAAGCTGTGACGATGGCCGATGCGTTATCCGAGAGCGGTAA
- a CDS encoding histidine phosphatase family protein: MKERKILFLRHGETDWNAQFRYQGSMDIPLNSIGERQASQVAFRIKGWSPERCFTSPQKRAVRTAEIAVRGICAPQTIDDLREISFGVWEGQPIGDIMKNYGDDYIRWREDPSSWSPPESEPFSAVQTRVKGAIDSILEQEGDRFLVVAHGGTIRAALASLFGFSGASVWKMRLGNCALTGVSFWDGRPALHFVNDCLHSDLPEEILSSLSVDL, translated from the coding sequence GTGAAGGAACGAAAAATACTTTTTTTACGGCACGGAGAGACCGACTGGAACGCCCAGTTTCGCTATCAGGGATCTATGGACATACCATTGAACTCTATAGGAGAGAGACAGGCCTCCCAGGTGGCTTTCAGGATAAAGGGATGGAGCCCTGAGCGATGCTTCACCAGTCCCCAAAAAAGGGCGGTCAGGACCGCTGAAATAGCGGTAAGGGGTATCTGTGCCCCTCAGACGATCGACGATCTCAGAGAGATCTCCTTCGGCGTTTGGGAGGGCCAGCCTATCGGGGATATAATGAAGAACTACGGTGACGACTACATCCGCTGGAGGGAGGATCCCTCCTCCTGGTCCCCACCGGAGTCGGAGCCTTTCTCCGCGGTCCAGACAAGGGTCAAAGGTGCTATCGACTCCATCCTGGAGCAGGAAGGGGACAGGTTTTTGGTGGTGGCTCACGGAGGGACCATAAGGGCGGCGCTGGCCTCGCTGTTCGGGTTTTCCGGTGCCTCCGTATGGAAAATGCGGCTAGGCAACTGTGCCCTGACGGGAGTCTCCTTCTGGGATGGGCGGCCCGCCCTCCATTTCGTCAACGACTGCCTCCACAGCGATCTCCCTGAGGAGATACTTTCCTCTCTATCGGTGGACCTATAA
- a CDS encoding sigma-70 family RNA polymerase sigma factor, with protein sequence MDDERLSKSLEDRLWSEIKEGSDEARERIILSYRPMVFWIAKKFRVPGDLYPDLVQEGMVALINSVDNFDPSRGFRFTTYGYYRVRGQMLNFIQRKEAKAPVPVEDMDEELQDPFSPDRIDSLLDLQNGLDRLPEREARILSEMVLQGKSAQEVAERESMDVSHVYRLRRKALGWLRSWFFPDATSRV encoded by the coding sequence ATGGACGACGAACGATTGTCCAAATCCTTGGAGGATAGGCTTTGGTCGGAGATCAAAGAGGGTAGCGACGAGGCCAGAGAGAGGATAATCCTCTCCTACAGGCCTATGGTCTTCTGGATAGCGAAAAAATTCAGGGTGCCCGGTGATCTGTACCCCGACTTGGTTCAAGAGGGTATGGTGGCCCTCATAAACTCGGTGGATAACTTCGATCCCTCCAGAGGGTTTCGCTTTACCACCTACGGTTACTACAGGGTAAGAGGCCAGATGTTGAACTTTATCCAGAGGAAAGAGGCTAAAGCTCCTGTTCCGGTGGAGGATATGGACGAAGAGCTTCAGGATCCCTTCTCTCCCGACAGAATAGACTCCCTTTTAGACCTGCAAAATGGACTCGATCGCCTCCCGGAGAGGGAGGCCCGAATACTCTCCGAGATGGTCCTTCAGGGTAAAAGTGCCCAGGAGGTAGCCGAAAGGGAAAGCATGGACGTAAGCCACGTATACAGGCTTCGTCGTAAGGCCCTAGGGTGGCTAAGGTCCTGGTTTTTCCCCGATGCCACTTCCAGGGTATAA
- a CDS encoding BamA/OMP85 family outer membrane protein has protein sequence MRKPIMALAMLVVVLFASLSTAEAAPEVTMLAVEGNDHVVSQHILGVVETKIGEPMDQDRLRKDIEAIYGLGFFSYVDAMVDPHLGGAKITYVVTENPVVEKVQFIGNTVYSDEDLMKQVFTSPGTVFNRVFFRHDLQRIREKFQEDGYVMMRVKDVEVEGGIVKVYIMEPRIGEIVIQGNRRTKTYVIKRAINLKEGDLFNSIILRHAINKVRGLGYFEDVSVGFEPAANDPDDVDLILTVQEQKTGKVSFSVSHGSSSGWGGGVGYSDSNLSGRGVNLDLGFELGDYEKYWASLSSSYMDEKTFAWKIGAYSREFEDRSYWDRSMGFDSELFQYDEKRKGGYIGAGRKFKGDDKLSWFVTLDWHDSDVTFKTGSKDIFDTVTAQGGTGGTTFSATGQVTRNNLDPYLSYRKGDVESIAVEHAMKFLGGDWSFTKYWFEGKFFMPIVGMEDFLDLRMKKDNPMLFAARIKAGSSSGSLPWIERYDLGGATSLRGYETGQFKGEELLLGNFELHLPIEEAFSFVLFYDVGNTELSFSDMKDNYGLGVRVRTPMGNLRLDYATGDDDSQFHFGFGEIF, from the coding sequence GTGAGAAAACCGATAATGGCTCTCGCGATGCTGGTGGTGGTCCTTTTCGCCTCCCTGTCGACCGCTGAGGCGGCGCCGGAGGTCACCATGCTGGCGGTGGAGGGAAACGACCACGTCGTCTCTCAGCATATACTGGGGGTTGTGGAGACTAAAATAGGCGAGCCTATGGATCAGGACAGGCTTAGAAAGGACATAGAGGCTATCTACGGGCTTGGCTTTTTTTCCTACGTCGACGCCATGGTAGACCCCCATCTGGGGGGGGCGAAGATAACCTACGTGGTAACCGAGAACCCGGTCGTCGAAAAGGTCCAGTTTATAGGCAACACGGTTTACAGCGATGAGGACCTGATGAAACAGGTCTTTACCTCCCCTGGCACCGTGTTCAACAGGGTATTCTTCCGGCACGATCTTCAGAGGATCAGAGAAAAGTTCCAGGAGGACGGCTACGTCATGATGAGGGTCAAAGACGTAGAGGTCGAAGGCGGAATAGTCAAGGTCTACATCATGGAGCCTCGAATCGGGGAGATCGTAATCCAGGGCAACAGGAGGACCAAAACCTACGTCATAAAAAGGGCCATAAACCTAAAAGAGGGAGACCTGTTTAACTCCATAATCCTCAGGCACGCCATAAATAAAGTCAGAGGCCTGGGCTACTTTGAGGACGTTTCCGTGGGCTTTGAGCCCGCCGCCAACGACCCTGACGACGTCGACCTTATCCTTACCGTTCAGGAGCAGAAAACCGGAAAAGTCTCCTTTTCCGTCAGCCACGGTTCAAGCAGCGGGTGGGGCGGTGGCGTCGGATACTCGGATTCCAACCTATCCGGCAGAGGGGTTAACCTCGATTTGGGCTTTGAGCTCGGCGACTACGAAAAATACTGGGCCTCCCTCTCCAGCTCCTACATGGACGAAAAGACCTTCGCCTGGAAGATAGGGGCCTACAGCAGGGAGTTCGAGGACCGTTCCTACTGGGACAGGAGCATGGGCTTCGACAGCGAGCTCTTCCAGTACGACGAAAAGAGAAAAGGCGGTTACATCGGAGCAGGACGTAAGTTTAAAGGGGACGATAAGCTCAGCTGGTTTGTCACCCTCGACTGGCACGATAGCGACGTCACATTCAAGACCGGTTCTAAAGATATCTTCGATACCGTCACCGCCCAGGGTGGGACCGGCGGAACCACCTTCTCCGCCACCGGACAGGTCACCAGAAACAACCTTGATCCCTACCTCAGCTACAGAAAGGGAGACGTAGAGAGTATCGCCGTAGAACACGCCATGAAGTTTCTCGGTGGTGACTGGAGCTTCACCAAATACTGGTTCGAGGGAAAGTTCTTCATGCCTATCGTCGGTATGGAGGATTTTCTAGATCTCCGGATGAAAAAGGACAACCCGATGCTCTTCGCCGCCCGTATAAAGGCGGGATCTTCCTCCGGGTCTCTGCCCTGGATCGAGAGATACGACCTCGGAGGGGCAACCAGCCTGAGAGGCTACGAGACGGGACAGTTCAAAGGGGAGGAACTGCTCCTTGGGAACTTCGAGCTCCATCTTCCTATAGAGGAAGCCTTTTCCTTCGTCCTGTTTTACGACGTAGGCAACACCGAGCTGAGCTTCTCCGACATGAAGGATAACTACGGCCTCGGGGTAAGGGTTCGGACCCCTATGGGCAACCTTCGTCTGGATTACGCGACCGGCGACGATGACTCCCAGTTCCATTTCGGCTTTGGCGAGATCTTTTAA